The Granulicella arctica genome segment AGGGTGTCTCGTCTGTTGCGTACACCTCGGGCGATCCTGTTGCGCTCGCTAAGGCGCTTTCGACCTGGGTCAAAGATAACGCCGAGTTTACCTTCAAGCTGGGTATCGTTGACGGTAAGGTTATCTCGGTTGATGAGATCGCCGCCCTCGCAACCATGCCGGGCAAGGAAGAGCTCTTCTCGAAGCTTCTCTTCCTGATTCAGTCTCCCGCGCAGCGTCTCGCTACGGTCATCAATGCGACCGGTCGCGACCTCGCTGTTGTCATCAATCAGGGTGTCGAGAAGGGTAAGTTTGGTGGTCCAGTAGCTCCTCCTGCAGCTCCCGTGGCTGAGGTCGCCGTTGAAGCTGCGGCAGTTGAAGAGGCTCCTGTGGCAGAATCTGTCACTGCAGAGCCGGCGGCGGAGTAATCACAGGTTTCGCCTTGCTTGTCGGGTGCGCTGGTCTGGGCGCAACGGAAACCCGGTGAGCGAAGGCAATCGAGGCGCAATCCGGCTTCGAAGACGTACTCAGTAAGGCAAAGTTTAGATTAAATTGGAGATAGAACAATGGCAGACATTCAGCAGTTGGAAGATCAGATCGTTAGCCTGAGCCTCTTGGAAGCATCGGCTCTGGTCAAGAAGCTTGAAGAGCGTCTCGGTGTCTCGGCAGCGGCAGCGGTTGCAGCCCCGGCAGCAGGCGGCGGCGCAGCAGCGGCAGCTCCGGTTGAAGAGAAGACCGAGTTCACCGTCATCCTCAAGGATGCCGGCGCGAACAAGATCAGCACCATCAAGGCTGTACGCGAAGTCACGGCCCTCGGCTTGAAGGAAGCCAAGGATCTCGTCGACGGCGCTCCCAAGCCCTTGAAGGAGAACGTTTCGAAGGACGATGCAGCAGCTATCGCCAAGAAGTTCGAAGGCATCGCGACCGTCGAGATCAAGTAGTTTTTTCGCCGACTTGCGCGCCGGGGCGGAACGAGTTATCCTCATTACTTGAGGAGATTCGTTCTGTCTCGGCGTAGCGTTCGGCAAACGGTCTCAAATATATAAATTTTGCGGCACCCCGGTTCATCCTGCGAGGCAGGCTAAGGAGCCGGCCACTATGCGTCTCGGGCGGCGGACACGCATGGTGCAATTGCTTCAGCGAGCGGCAGCAAACCTTGAGGCAAGGCGAGCCTCAAAGGCGGCAGGTATTCACTTTATCAAGCCAGAACTAGTGCACAAGTCGACTTTTGCGCTCATGGGATGTGCTGTCCCGTCGAGCGCTTTGTTGCGTCTATCCTATTGCGCTCCGGTCTTTGCGTAAACGCGAGCCATACGGGCCGTTTGCGGTGTTTATATCAGCTAATCACCGCTAGCGGGTAGTAAAAAGTTGGGTCGTAAAAGTTATCCAGTTCCGGAAGCGTTCTTCCGGCAAGACATTTTGCGTAGTGGAGCAGTCGCATCGAGGGCGGCTGTATCCCGAAGTTTCATCGACGCACTGAGAAGCAAACCCGGAGGGCTGTACCCCAGTCCTCCACCTTGCGAATCCGATCCTGCCAGTCAGATGCCGGCAGATCGAATTCGGAGGCCTCGAAGTTAGTTCCAGGAGAGAGCATGCCCAGCGAAATGCGCGCGATCCGCAGCCGTCTTGATTTTTCCAAGATTCCCACCGCCATCCAGATTCCGAACCTCATCGAGGTCCAGCGCCGCAGCTATGAGCGCTTCCTGCAGATGGACAAGCTCCCCCAGGAGCGTGAGGACAACGGTCTCCAGTCGGTCTTTACCTCTGTCTTCCCCATCACCGACTTCCGTAACGTCTCCGAGCTCGAGTTTGTCGACTTCTCCATCGGCAACTGGGAGTGCAAGTGCGGCTACCTCAAGGGTCTCAACCACCTGCGCACGGCCTGCACCAACTGCGGCCACATGGTCATCACCGATCCCTTTCACCCG includes the following:
- the rplJ gene encoding 50S ribosomal protein L10; amino-acid sequence: MALSRASKKVKVERLAGELEHSTSAIIGTFAGLTASKDFELRKAVRSAGGSYHVVKNKLAARASQGSKIEAALQGLKGVSSVAYTSGDPVALAKALSTWVKDNAEFTFKLGIVDGKVISVDEIAALATMPGKEELFSKLLFLIQSPAQRLATVINATGRDLAVVINQGVEKGKFGGPVAPPAAPVAEVAVEAAAVEEAPVAESVTAEPAAE
- the rplL gene encoding 50S ribosomal protein L7/L12; this encodes MADIQQLEDQIVSLSLLEASALVKKLEERLGVSAAAAVAAPAAGGGAAAAAPVEEKTEFTVILKDAGANKISTIKAVREVTALGLKEAKDLVDGAPKPLKENVSKDDAAAIAKKFEGIATVEIK